A DNA window from Anaerolineae bacterium contains the following coding sequences:
- a CDS encoding protein kinase produces the protein MILPEGAILENRYRIDQMLAQGGMGAIYQGYDQNLKIMVAIKENFFQTPQSRRQFEQEALILARLNHPGLPRVIDHFSAANLQYLVMDFVAGQDLWQMVKQQGHPFPEAQAVRYISQVCEAVAYLHRQNPPVIHRDIKPQNIKVTPKDQAILVDFGIAKIVEADSRTRTGARGITPGFSPPEQYTGQGTTHASDIYALGATLYALLTGKKPPDSIGLMTGKVRFELPNTINPNLSRQVSEAIRHAMQIEQAQRPQSVVAWQQELESRLPPSNEPIAIENMPVAMWLIGPNGQNYQLQPGSVILGRSKDNDIPLSDPAASRRHAMLEFDGQHCFVYDEGSANGTFINDRRVNDEGHPFHPGDNLRIGQTTFTLSTTPTGPGEPVAGPPLIVDDRAETAHIGVKVVDADPTTSAAGRQPVAKLTNQAQATMAPPPEATFAQTGPTRSKQGISLLVIGLIVVGVVVIGGVVSFLITSRMTESKQKNVTIAEETLTKIEATPTSQPSPASNIEATTTATWLDEDDDRDGLLNREEVEFGTQPNAKDSDQDGLNDADEIRIHQTNPLNPDTDGDSLKDGIEVNQGLNPMDGDTDGDGLFDASDPNPAQAPTATVLPTNTPSPTLLPSATLPPANLPTATPQPVTQTSGAAPPGIFQDFESQNTWERGDQPYGEFYRSSTQTHSGNFAGQLDYNFPSSTDNDFVVFSQRWTLSGNPNAISAWVYGDGAGHFLNAWIKDAAGQIWGMSFGQVKHTGWQEMIAYLDSNQPWPSGHISGPDNGVIDYPISFQALVLDDGVDTFSGSGTLYIDNLASVSDATAPTPTPAPVVSGGAQGSGPAIVSNNDYTLKIGNKEFNYVEPWGSPVSGDVCHALKYNEWDDTQGIYSRLQLELILINNTQQAVADDWGGIEFITDSGYQDFFCRYEYAGSGPPPGESRSITLFGLMPINDRVQYIRLNNLPGQAIELCITHNGKGC, from the coding sequence ATGATTTTACCCGAAGGCGCCATCTTAGAAAACCGTTACCGCATAGACCAGATGTTGGCCCAGGGGGGGATGGGGGCCATTTACCAGGGCTATGATCAGAATCTTAAAATCATGGTAGCCATCAAAGAGAACTTCTTTCAAACCCCCCAATCTCGACGCCAGTTTGAACAAGAAGCCCTGATTTTGGCCCGGTTGAATCATCCTGGTCTGCCGCGGGTGATTGATCATTTCAGCGCGGCCAATTTGCAATACCTGGTGATGGATTTTGTGGCCGGACAAGATTTGTGGCAAATGGTCAAACAGCAGGGACACCCATTCCCCGAAGCGCAAGCTGTCCGCTATATCAGCCAGGTGTGTGAAGCAGTGGCCTATTTGCACCGGCAAAACCCGCCCGTAATTCACCGCGACATCAAACCCCAAAATATCAAAGTGACGCCTAAAGATCAGGCCATACTGGTTGATTTTGGCATTGCCAAAATTGTTGAGGCGGACAGCCGCACTCGTACCGGAGCACGAGGCATTACACCGGGATTTTCGCCGCCGGAACAGTACACCGGTCAAGGCACCACTCACGCTTCCGATATATACGCCCTCGGCGCAACGCTCTACGCCCTGCTTACCGGGAAAAAACCGCCAGATAGCATTGGTCTGATGACCGGCAAAGTTCGGTTTGAATTGCCTAATACAATCAACCCCAATCTAAGCCGGCAAGTATCAGAAGCGATCAGGCATGCTATGCAAATTGAGCAGGCCCAAAGGCCGCAGTCGGTGGTTGCCTGGCAACAGGAGCTGGAATCGCGTTTACCCCCTTCCAATGAACCTATTGCGATTGAGAACATGCCTGTGGCTATGTGGTTGATTGGCCCAAACGGGCAAAATTACCAACTCCAACCGGGCAGCGTCATTTTGGGGCGGAGCAAAGATAACGATATTCCGCTTAGTGACCCGGCGGCCTCGCGCCGGCATGCTATGTTAGAGTTTGATGGACAACATTGCTTTGTTTACGATGAAGGCAGCGCCAACGGCACATTTATTAACGATCGGCGCGTCAACGATGAAGGCCATCCTTTCCATCCGGGTGATAACCTACGTATCGGCCAGACTACGTTTACCCTCAGCACCACCCCTACTGGCCCCGGAGAGCCGGTGGCTGGTCCGCCTCTAATTGTTGATGACCGGGCTGAAACGGCCCACATTGGGGTTAAAGTTGTGGATGCTGATCCTACTACTTCAGCCGCCGGTCGTCAGCCCGTAGCCAAACTCACTAACCAAGCCCAAGCCACAATGGCTCCACCACCGGAGGCTACCTTCGCTCAAACCGGGCCAACGCGCTCCAAACAAGGTATATCGTTGCTGGTCATCGGCCTTATTGTGGTGGGGGTGGTGGTTATCGGTGGTGTTGTTTCCTTTTTGATAACAAGCCGTATGACGGAATCAAAGCAGAAAAATGTGACGATTGCAGAAGAGACCCTCACCAAAATTGAAGCTACGCCTACCTCTCAACCATCCCCCGCCAGTAATATTGAGGCCACCACCACGGCCACCTGGCTGGATGAGGATGATGACCGTGACGGTTTGCTCAACCGCGAAGAAGTGGAATTTGGCACACAGCCCAACGCCAAAGATAGCGACCAAGATGGCCTAAATGATGCCGATGAAATCAGGATTCACCAGACCAACCCCCTTAACCCCGATACCGATGGCGACAGCCTGAAAGATGGGATTGAAGTAAACCAGGGCTTAAATCCTATGGACGGGGATACGGACGGCGACGGCCTCTTTGATGCCAGCGACCCGAACCCGGCGCAAGCGCCTACGGCCACTGTTTTGCCCACCAACACCCCCTCTCCTACGTTACTCCCCTCTGCCACCTTGCCTCCTGCCAATTTGCCCACCGCCACCCCCCAACCGGTAACACAAACCTCTGGCGCCGCACCGCCCGGCATTTTTCAAGATTTTGAGAGTCAAAACACATGGGAACGCGGCGACCAGCCCTACGGCGAATTTTATCGTTCCTCAACTCAAACTCACAGCGGTAATTTTGCCGGGCAATTGGATTACAACTTTCCCTCCTCAACAGATAACGACTTTGTAGTCTTTTCGCAACGTTGGACCTTATCCGGCAATCCCAATGCCATCTCGGCCTGGGTGTATGGCGATGGGGCTGGTCATTTTCTTAATGCCTGGATTAAAGATGCCGCCGGTCAAATTTGGGGGATGAGTTTTGGCCAGGTAAAACACACCGGCTGGCAAGAGATGATTGCCTACCTGGATTCCAATCAGCCCTGGCCCAGCGGTCACATCAGCGGGCCGGATAACGGCGTAATTGATTACCCCATCAGCTTTCAAGCCCTGGTTCTGGATGACGGCGTTGACACCTTTAGCGGTAGCGGTACGCTTTACATAGACAACCTGGCCAGCGTGTCCGATGCCACCGCCCCCACGCCCACTCCAGCCCCGGTCGTATCCGGCGGCGCTCAAGGCTCCGGCCCGGCAATAGTTTCCAACAATGATTATACCCTAAAAATAGGCAACAAAGAGTTCAACTATGTTGAACCCTGGGGATCGCCCGTTAGCGGCGATGTTTGCCACGCCCTCAAGTATAACGAATGGGATGACACCCAAGGAATCTACAGCCGCCTCCAACTGGAACTCATTTTAATTAACAATACCCAGCAAGCAGTAGCCGATGACTGGGGTGGCATTGAATTCATAACCGATTCCGGATATCAAGATTTTTTTTGCCGTTATGAATATGCCGGTTCCGGCCCGCCGCCGGGCGAGTCTCGTTCTATAACCCTTTTTGGGCTGATGCCCATTAACGACCGGGTGCAATATATTCGCCTTAACAATCTACCTGGCCAAGCGATTGAGCTTTGTATTACCCACAACGGAAAAGGCTGTTAA
- a CDS encoding protein kinase, with protein sequence MTLSTGATLINRYRIDRLLSQGGMGAVYLGFDTKLKIPIAIKENFFQTPQAIRQFEQEALILARLHHPGLPRVIHHFSENNQQYLVMDYIEGQDLWQMIKKQGRPLSETQAVGYILQVCQAVSYLHHQSPPIIHRDVKPQNIKVTPDGQAILVDFGIAKIATGDARTQTGARVATQGFSPPEQFTELGTTPVSDIYSLGATLYAALTGQEPPDSISLLVNRSQFLSLEKLNVNFSAPVSRAIMHAMEPEPEKRPSSVLVWQQELEAIGEAPTTLAKADDVSIEPGWLVGPGGQSYPLKTGRLIMGRAKNCDIPVNDPAASRQHASLEFNGQHCLVYDNNSANGTYINNQRVDSRGHPFEPGDRLRIGQTTFTLNTTEPTPPPPGQIIAQPLIDEQAETDYVATVPAPAPESNQLAQTQLSQSPPSVLPAANVGNLVGKTLGKYRIVARLGSGGMAEVYKAYQPGLDRYVAVKVMHQHLSTDKDFIGRFQREALATGKLTHPNIVQALDFDQDSNIYFMVMQFVDGPTLKDEIRARWGQGRGFSMPEIARIYLALGDAIDYAHSNGMIHRDIKPANIMINSEGQVLLTDFGIARLLGGAQYTMTGAMTGTSAYMSPEQGEGMHVDERSDIYTMGIILYEMAVGKVPFKGETHIATIMQHIKGPLPLPGQVNPNITPAVEQVIIKALHKNPDDRYQTSGNLALALRDAVGLPPDDSLRKNPLQLTAPLPKIDDELDPTTGTFTPVSGQGAASTDATRVRMDGEATTTDTSPRKSGLTLALVGGMTIVILAALGGIIAFLSLSGSDSNTDSPTVAVNLTATAGVETTQTAEAVAIAQLDETNATATASWLIDDEDRDGLTNAEELELNTLPDKRDTDQDNIDDLEEINIYDTNPLKSDTDGDGLKDGFEVSQGLDPNNQDTDGDSLPDAQDPDPAHTPTPTPTETPVPTPTPLPTDTPTAPPSPTGAPSPTSTPTTPPPTPTPLNETERLVAELISQTPPFGGDKTGLIVVNCHPTDSLDWHVEAPRNEHRLVGKVPAYHDGHCGISHVEGFYVTQNYDFGFNAHWMDSTRHYLFSNFPPSQIGVIYFDEKGEAELRKLDAHFEFCSWCG encoded by the coding sequence ATGACATTATCCACAGGCGCAACTCTAATCAATCGGTATCGTATCGATCGGCTGCTTTCTCAAGGAGGGATGGGGGCGGTTTACCTGGGTTTTGATACCAAACTCAAAATACCAATAGCCATCAAAGAAAACTTCTTTCAAACTCCCCAGGCTATTCGTCAATTTGAGCAAGAGGCCCTCATCCTGGCCCGCTTGCATCACCCTGGCTTGCCGCGGGTGATACACCATTTTAGCGAAAATAACCAACAATACCTGGTGATGGATTACATTGAAGGGCAAGACCTTTGGCAGATGATCAAAAAGCAAGGTCGCCCTCTCTCCGAAACGCAGGCGGTGGGGTATATTCTGCAAGTTTGCCAGGCGGTCAGCTACCTGCATCACCAGAGTCCACCCATTATCCACCGGGATGTCAAACCCCAAAATATTAAAGTAACGCCTGATGGGCAAGCCATTTTGGTTGATTTTGGGATTGCCAAAATTGCCACAGGTGATGCCCGCACCCAAACCGGAGCGCGGGTGGCCACACAGGGATTCTCGCCACCGGAGCAATTTACAGAATTGGGCACCACCCCTGTTTCCGATATTTATTCTTTGGGGGCTACTCTGTATGCCGCACTCACCGGCCAGGAACCGCCGGATAGCATTAGCCTGTTGGTTAACCGGTCCCAATTTCTTTCCTTGGAAAAGCTCAATGTTAATTTTAGCGCCCCGGTTTCTAGGGCCATTATGCACGCAATGGAGCCAGAACCGGAAAAACGCCCCTCCTCGGTGTTGGTCTGGCAGCAGGAGTTAGAAGCCATTGGCGAAGCCCCCACCACTCTGGCTAAGGCAGACGATGTATCAATTGAGCCAGGTTGGCTGGTTGGCCCCGGCGGGCAAAGTTATCCCCTCAAAACGGGTCGTCTGATTATGGGCCGCGCCAAAAACTGTGACATCCCGGTCAACGACCCGGCAGCCTCACGCCAGCATGCCTCTCTGGAGTTCAACGGTCAACATTGCCTGGTTTACGACAACAATAGCGCCAACGGCACCTACATCAATAACCAGCGCGTTGACAGCCGGGGACACCCTTTTGAACCGGGCGACCGGTTACGTATTGGACAAACCACCTTTACCTTGAATACCACCGAACCAACACCGCCTCCCCCCGGCCAAATTATTGCCCAACCGCTGATAGACGAACAAGCTGAAACCGACTATGTGGCTACCGTACCCGCGCCTGCCCCGGAATCGAATCAACTGGCCCAAACTCAACTATCTCAATCCCCCCCGTCGGTACTCCCCGCGGCTAATGTTGGTAATTTGGTGGGCAAAACCTTGGGCAAATATCGTATTGTGGCCCGGTTAGGCAGCGGAGGTATGGCCGAAGTTTACAAAGCCTACCAACCTGGTCTGGATCGTTATGTGGCCGTTAAAGTGATGCACCAGCATCTCAGTACGGATAAAGACTTTATTGGCCGTTTTCAACGCGAAGCCCTGGCTACGGGCAAATTAACCCACCCAAACATTGTGCAAGCCCTTGATTTTGATCAAGATTCAAACATCTACTTTATGGTGATGCAATTTGTTGACGGCCCCACCCTTAAAGACGAAATCCGGGCGCGTTGGGGGCAAGGACGTGGTTTTTCTATGCCGGAAATTGCCCGTATCTATCTGGCTCTGGGAGATGCCATTGATTACGCCCACAGCAATGGGATGATCCATCGTGATATAAAACCGGCCAATATAATGATCAACTCAGAGGGTCAGGTATTACTGACCGATTTTGGCATTGCCCGGCTGCTGGGCGGCGCTCAATACACAATGACCGGTGCAATGACCGGTACGTCCGCTTATATGTCGCCCGAACAGGGTGAGGGTATGCACGTTGATGAACGCAGCGACATTTATACAATGGGTATTATTTTGTATGAAATGGCGGTAGGTAAAGTTCCTTTTAAGGGAGAAACGCACATTGCCACAATTATGCAGCACATCAAAGGACCCTTGCCACTACCCGGTCAGGTTAATCCAAACATCACTCCGGCTGTAGAGCAGGTCATCATTAAAGCGTTGCATAAAAATCCTGATGATCGCTACCAGACATCCGGCAATTTAGCCCTCGCCCTGCGTGATGCCGTTGGTTTGCCCCCGGATGACTCACTCAGAAAAAACCCTCTACAGCTAACCGCGCCACTTCCCAAAATTGATGATGAACTCGACCCGACAACAGGTACATTCACTCCGGTTTCGGGGCAAGGTGCGGCCTCAACCGACGCAACCCGGGTCAGGATGGACGGAGAAGCAACAACAACTGACACCTCACCGCGCAAAAGCGGCTTAACCCTGGCGCTGGTAGGGGGGATGACGATAGTTATTTTGGCTGCGCTGGGTGGTATCATCGCTTTTTTGAGCCTCAGTGGTTCAGACTCAAATACAGATTCCCCCACCGTAGCAGTCAATCTAACTGCTACGGCCGGCGTTGAAACCACCCAAACTGCCGAGGCTGTGGCTATAGCTCAATTGGATGAAACCAATGCTACGGCTACCGCTTCCTGGTTGATTGATGATGAGGACCGGGATGGGTTGACCAATGCTGAAGAATTAGAATTGAACACCCTGCCCGATAAACGAGATACGGATCAAGATAATATTGACGATCTGGAAGAGATCAACATTTACGATACCAATCCCCTCAAATCCGACACAGATGGCGATGGCTTAAAAGACGGGTTTGAAGTTAGCCAGGGGTTAGACCCAAACAATCAAGATACAGATGGCGATAGTTTACCTGACGCCCAAGACCCCGACCCGGCCCATACCCCCACGCCCACGCCTACCGAAACTCCCGTACCCACCCCCACGCCCCTCCCTACCGATACGCCCACAGCGCCGCCATCTCCTACTGGCGCGCCCTCTCCAACATCAACACCCACAACACCTCCGCCTACCCCTACGCCGCTAAACGAAACGGAGCGTCTGGTAGCTGAACTTATTTCCCAGACACCTCCCTTTGGGGGAGACAAAACCGGCCTCATTGTGGTCAATTGTCATCCTACTGATTCCCTGGACTGGCATGTGGAAGCGCCCAGAAACGAACACCGGTTGGTAGGTAAGGTTCCCGCTTATCACGACGGCCATTGTGGAATCAGCCATGTGGAAGGATTTTACGTTACCCAAAACTATGATTTTGGCTTTAATGCTCATTGGATGGATTCAACCCGGCATTATCTCTTTTCAAATTTTCCACCCTCCCAGATAGGGGTTATTTACTTTGATGAAAAAGGTGAGGCCGAACTGCGAAAGCTTGACGCGCATTTTGAATTTTGCTCATGGTGCGGCTAA
- a CDS encoding anaerobic glycerol-3-phosphate dehydrogenase subunit C, whose amino-acid sequence MSIENIQDDFNLSIWEQAQYTADLCIKCNICTSHCPVHRVTDLFPGPKFVGPQAQRFRSPHEISVDESLDYCSGCGVCTMVCPHGVKVMEMNAKARAKLYRRKSIPWRNRLLGRSELLGMLGSPFAPLANFMFTNPFIRWLTEQVMGIHRHAPMPLFSWETFRGWYRGVHQKSGRRLVSDKKVVFFHGCSANYYEPHVGKAAVAVLEHNGFEVIVPKQVCCGLPMLSNAEFDAARKNACKNIKSLVKYARQGYKIVGASTSCTLSLKSDYRHILDIDTEDARLVAHQTYDISEFLLELAEAGQLKTDFQPLPVSLPYHLPCQLRAHNMGLPAIDLMELIPGVIIKHVQADCCGIAGTYGYKKEKYQIAMDVGRPLFDQIKQSGSAVAICDSETCRWQIAHATGVKMIHPVELLAQAYGLAYGKGGWDV is encoded by the coding sequence ATGAGCATTGAAAATATCCAGGATGATTTCAACCTCTCTATCTGGGAGCAGGCGCAATATACCGCCGATTTATGTATCAAGTGCAATATTTGCACCTCTCACTGCCCGGTGCATCGCGTGACCGATCTTTTTCCCGGCCCTAAGTTTGTGGGGCCGCAGGCGCAGCGATTTCGCAGCCCGCACGAAATTTCGGTGGATGAGAGTTTGGATTATTGTAGCGGCTGCGGCGTTTGCACTATGGTTTGCCCGCACGGGGTGAAGGTGATGGAGATGAACGCCAAGGCCCGAGCCAAACTGTATCGGCGCAAATCCATTCCCTGGCGCAACCGGCTGCTGGGGCGTTCGGAATTGTTAGGGATGTTAGGCAGTCCGTTTGCCCCCCTGGCCAACTTCATGTTTACCAATCCCTTCATTCGCTGGCTGACCGAGCAAGTGATGGGCATTCACCGGCATGCCCCCATGCCGCTTTTTTCTTGGGAAACGTTTCGGGGGTGGTACCGGGGCGTTCATCAAAAATCGGGCCGGCGACTGGTGTCTGATAAAAAAGTGGTATTTTTTCACGGTTGCAGCGCCAACTATTACGAGCCGCATGTGGGTAAAGCCGCCGTGGCCGTGCTGGAACACAACGGCTTTGAGGTGATTGTGCCCAAACAGGTTTGCTGCGGCCTGCCCATGCTCTCCAATGCCGAGTTTGACGCAGCCCGGAAAAATGCCTGTAAAAATATCAAATCGCTGGTGAAGTACGCCCGGCAAGGGTATAAGATTGTGGGCGCCTCTACCAGTTGCACCCTTAGCCTCAAATCAGACTACCGCCATATCTTGGACATTGATACCGAAGACGCCCGGCTGGTGGCCCACCAAACCTACGACATTTCCGAATTTCTGCTGGAACTGGCCGAGGCCGGTCAACTGAAAACCGATTTTCAGCCGTTGCCGGTCAGCCTGCCTTATCACCTTCCCTGCCAGCTTCGGGCGCACAATATGGGTTTGCCCGCCATTGACCTGATGGAGTTGATTCCCGGGGTCATTATCAAACACGTGCAGGCTGATTGCTGCGGCATTGCCGGGACGTATGGCTACAAAAAGGAGAAATACCAGATTGCCATGGATGTAGGCCGGCCCTTGTTTGACCAGATCAAACAGTCAGGTTCGGCCGTGGCGATTTGCGATAGCGAGACGTGCCGCTGGCAGATTGCCCACGCGACCGGGGTTAAAATGATCCATCCGGTGGAACTGCTGGCGCAAGCCTATGGCCTGGCTTATGGGAAAGGAGGGTGGGATGTCTAA
- the glpB gene encoding glycerol-3-phosphate dehydrogenase subunit GlpB — protein sequence MSKYETIVIGAGLTGLTAACQLARANKKVLLVAQGMGALLLSSGAMDVLGFQPADSPAPVDNPLAKLSDFLAEKPEHPYHLAGPDNIRAGLTAFLELVRGKLDYRGVVDRNWLLPGAVGAVHPTCLAPASMANGDLNVRGRMLIVGFKELRDFYPALMTQNLNEQKLGVQAAALTLDAPAPVAGKMNVTPLELAAAFEQPQFRQQVVRAVKNKGRGYGRIGFPAVLGLAQHADVLADLQQRLGKPVFEISTLPPSAPGRRLFEALQKVFLEAGGRLLIGGKVVDGIIENGRVRQIRLETASRLKPLAAENYVLATGGIFGGGLQTDDQGRMWEPIFGLPVRANPDRHQWFAPQFLSPQGQPVFDYGVRANRRLNPVAEDGAPLAENLFVAGALLAGANWIAGRTGGGVALATAAAVVKQILSYSEPSL from the coding sequence ATGAGCAAGTACGAAACAATTGTGATTGGCGCGGGCCTGACCGGCCTGACCGCGGCCTGCCAATTGGCCCGGGCCAATAAAAAAGTGCTTTTGGTGGCCCAGGGCATGGGAGCGTTGTTGTTATCTTCCGGCGCAATGGACGTGTTAGGCTTTCAACCGGCGGATTCGCCGGCGCCGGTGGATAACCCTTTGGCTAAATTGAGCGACTTTTTGGCCGAAAAGCCGGAACACCCTTACCATCTGGCCGGCCCGGATAATATTCGGGCCGGGCTAACTGCGTTTTTGGAGTTGGTCCGGGGGAAGCTGGATTACCGGGGCGTTGTTGACCGGAATTGGCTGTTGCCCGGCGCGGTCGGGGCCGTGCATCCCACCTGCCTGGCTCCGGCCTCGATGGCCAATGGCGACCTGAATGTCAGGGGCCGGATGCTCATTGTGGGCTTCAAAGAGTTGCGCGATTTTTATCCGGCGTTGATGACTCAAAACCTGAACGAGCAAAAATTGGGAGTGCAGGCGGCGGCGCTAACCCTTGACGCGCCCGCTCCCGTGGCGGGCAAAATGAACGTCACCCCCCTTGAGTTGGCCGCCGCTTTTGAGCAGCCCCAGTTCCGGCAGCAGGTGGTCAGGGCTGTCAAAAATAAAGGCCGGGGTTATGGCCGGATTGGTTTTCCGGCGGTTTTGGGGTTAGCCCAACACGCCGATGTGCTGGCCGATTTGCAGCAGCGCCTGGGCAAACCTGTTTTTGAAATCAGCACCTTGCCGCCATCGGCGCCGGGCCGCCGTTTATTTGAAGCTTTGCAAAAAGTTTTCCTGGAGGCCGGGGGGCGGTTGCTCATTGGCGGTAAAGTGGTTGATGGAATAATTGAAAACGGGCGGGTCAGGCAAATCCGGCTGGAAACGGCCAGCCGTTTGAAACCACTTGCGGCCGAAAACTATGTGTTGGCCACGGGCGGCATCTTTGGCGGCGGCCTGCAAACCGACGATCAAGGCCGGATGTGGGAGCCGATTTTTGGCCTGCCGGTGCGGGCCAACCCGGACCGCCACCAATGGTTTGCGCCGCAGTTCCTGTCGCCGCAGGGCCAGCCGGTTTTTGATTACGGGGTGCGGGCCAACCGACGGCTCAATCCGGTTGCTGAAGACGGTGCGCCTTTGGCCGAGAATTTATTTGTGGCGGGCGCGTTGCTGGCCGGCGCAAATTGGATAGCCGGCCGCACCGGCGGCGGGGTGGCCCTGGCTACGGCAGCCGCCGTGGTGAAACAAATTTTGAGTTACAGTGAGCCTTCTTTATGA
- the glpA gene encoding anaerobic glycerol-3-phosphate dehydrogenase subunit A — protein sequence MMKKSTEVLVIGGGVTGCGVLFDLAQRGFKCILLERGGLSNGTSGRFHGLLHSGARYAVKDAATARECIRENFILRKILPHCIEDCGHIFVVTPEDPPDYAEALYQTCQEVGIPIEEISVAEALRREPLLNPQIRRSFLTPDASVETWETCQTLVEAAAAYGAEILLYHEVVGVTVEQDRATGATVKNTVTGEEMRVACDLLVNAAGPWAGRVAALAGCRVTVHSSKGTLVAMNYRLVNTIIHRCRPVGDGDILVPVGTVAVIGTTSVSVPNPDCYAIEDWEVRKMLDNGAALIPSLKRFRPLRAWAGVRPLYQEQNVGQDMRSLTRGHALLDHAPRDGVDNFVTITGGKWTTYRLMAAETVDLVCQKLNTKRAGRTADTILSPPGRRAFHRLGSRLEKVEKAGIEEQLICECELVTRPQIEAGLARHEQNIINDLRRDLRVGMGPCQGGFCAYRAAGILQEQKNLPAQQVNQALLDFLQERWKGMLPVLWGQNLRQAQLDQGIYQGLLGLDKLPLNLRRWAEGRVGEIETEGYFELP from the coding sequence CTGATGAAAAAATCAACAGAAGTGCTGGTTATTGGCGGCGGCGTGACCGGCTGCGGCGTTCTCTTTGACCTGGCTCAACGGGGCTTCAAGTGTATTTTGTTAGAACGGGGCGGATTATCTAATGGCACCTCTGGCCGGTTCCACGGCCTGCTGCACAGTGGGGCCAGGTATGCGGTCAAAGACGCCGCAACGGCCCGGGAGTGCATTCGGGAAAATTTTATTTTACGCAAAATCCTGCCCCACTGTATCGAGGATTGCGGCCATATTTTTGTGGTCACGCCGGAAGACCCGCCGGATTACGCCGAGGCGCTCTATCAAACATGCCAGGAAGTCGGCATTCCCATCGAGGAAATTTCTGTGGCCGAGGCCCTGCGCCGGGAGCCGCTGCTTAATCCTCAAATTAGGCGGAGTTTTTTAACGCCCGATGCCAGCGTGGAAACCTGGGAAACCTGTCAAACCCTGGTTGAGGCGGCGGCGGCATACGGCGCGGAAATTTTGCTGTACCACGAAGTAGTGGGGGTTACGGTTGAACAGGACCGGGCGACCGGGGCGACGGTCAAAAACACTGTTACCGGCGAAGAAATGAGGGTGGCGTGCGATCTGCTGGTGAACGCCGCCGGCCCATGGGCCGGCCGGGTGGCGGCCCTGGCCGGTTGCCGGGTGACGGTGCATTCCAGCAAGGGCACGTTGGTGGCCATGAACTACCGGCTGGTGAACACCATTATTCATCGCTGCCGGCCCGTCGGAGACGGCGATATTTTGGTGCCCGTTGGCACGGTGGCCGTTATTGGCACCACCTCGGTGAGCGTGCCCAACCCGGATTGTTACGCCATTGAGGATTGGGAAGTGCGGAAGATGCTGGATAACGGCGCGGCCTTGATCCCCTCTCTCAAACGGTTCCGCCCCCTGCGGGCCTGGGCCGGGGTGCGCCCCCTGTACCAGGAACAAAATGTGGGCCAAGATATGCGCTCGCTCACGCGCGGCCACGCCCTGTTAGACCATGCCCCCCGCGATGGGGTGGATAATTTTGTCACCATTACCGGCGGTAAATGGACCACCTATCGTTTGATGGCCGCGGAAACGGTTGACCTGGTGTGCCAAAAACTCAACACCAAACGTGCCGGCCGCACCGCCGACACCATTCTTTCTCCCCCGGGCAGGCGCGCGTTCCACCGGCTGGGAAGCCGTTTGGAAAAGGTGGAAAAAGCCGGAATAGAAGAGCAACTTATTTGCGAATGTGAGTTGGTCACCCGGCCCCAAATTGAGGCCGGCCTGGCCCGCCATGAGCAAAACATTATCAATGACCTGCGCCGCGATTTGCGGGTGGGGATGGGCCCGTGTCAGGGCGGTTTCTGCGCTTACCGGGCGGCGGGTATTTTGCAGGAGCAAAAAAACCTTCCGGCGCAACAGGTCAACCAGGCCCTGCTTGATTTTTTGCAGGAACGGTGGAAGGGAATGTTGCCCGTGTTGTGGGGCCAAAATTTGCGCCAGGCGCAGTTAGACCAGGGCATTTATCAGGGGTTGCTGGGTTTGGATAAATTGCCCCTAAATTTGAGGCGGTGGGCTGAAGGTCGCGTGGGCGAGATAGAGACCGAAGGCTATTTTGAACTGCCCTGA